A single region of the Aurantiacibacter sp. MUD11 genome encodes:
- a CDS encoding DUF6152 family protein, producing the protein MRMLMGAAAAALLLASGPGSVEAHHSMAMFDQNSEITVTGTVRQFQWSNPHAYIQLVATSDQGEPVEWSLELGSPVYLYARGWRPRTLRPGQEVRVRINPLRNGRPGGAVLDVTDMDGNAIGSNRR; encoded by the coding sequence ATGCGCATGCTAATGGGTGCGGCAGCCGCCGCACTTTTGCTGGCCAGCGGGCCAGGCAGCGTCGAGGCGCATCATTCGATGGCCATGTTCGACCAGAACAGCGAGATTACCGTCACCGGCACGGTGCGGCAGTTCCAGTGGAGCAATCCGCACGCCTATATCCAGCTTGTCGCCACCAGCGATCAGGGCGAACCGGTCGAATGGAGCCTCGAACTCGGCTCTCCCGTCTACCTCTACGCCCGTGGCTGGCGTCCACGCACGTTGCGCCCCGGCCAGGAAGTGCGGGTGCGGATCAATCCGCTGCGCAACGGCCGTCCCGGCGGCGCGGTGCTCGACGTGACGGACATGGACGGCAACGCCATCGGGAGCAATCGGCGATGA
- a CDS encoding SMP-30/gluconolactonase/LRE family protein — translation MMRHAALAVSLIALATSPALAEHHEEQDRAESFAELPYWPGYWVSELQAGTLIGGHNPALIEARETGQPIPDFMRLNGASAPWTEEGRQRRIDVRAGARGRKSTGWGFPMMMNAATPLQIIITPEQVTIINAYNEARYIYTDGRPMPDELDMWPTTYGTSVGHWEGDTLVVETRMVTTPSDFFHGAPPFSEEAVYHERITLEGDRLVSRMVIEDPVTLSEPWEVEVAFVRDEGFDRMIQFDWDNDRTGFDGNFNTIEMPGADGTAMLLPAIDGVVDASAAWEIAWSGPMTADGMSVTPEGHLLFAQEQSNAIWRLTPDGQAFVEYPYVLGAGAVSVAHDGSVLAIERGCTDPGLNSLTCDQPSTLVQLGEERRIIADAFDDGSSLGRLNDVHADGRGGAWVTQGALHHIAADGSVSTVYTPEAFTNGVTTSPDGSTLYVTDMRTIVAFDLDAQGNASNQRVFATLSQDTQGFGGDGLAVDAEGRLYVTGDAGIYVFAPDGTELGVIPIPRRAITLAFAGTDRSTLYVGAMGARTPEGEDWTTPEGVRNVAMTVYKLPVLTAGPR, via the coding sequence ATGATGCGTCATGCCGCGCTCGCGGTCTCCCTCATCGCGCTGGCCACCAGCCCGGCGCTTGCCGAACATCACGAAGAGCAGGATCGGGCGGAGAGCTTCGCCGAACTGCCTTACTGGCCCGGCTACTGGGTCAGCGAATTGCAGGCCGGAACGCTGATCGGCGGGCACAACCCGGCGCTGATCGAGGCGCGCGAGACCGGCCAGCCGATCCCCGACTTCATGCGCCTGAACGGCGCCAGCGCGCCATGGACCGAAGAAGGCAGGCAACGCCGCATCGATGTCCGCGCCGGGGCGCGTGGGCGCAAGTCGACCGGCTGGGGCTTCCCGATGATGATGAACGCGGCCACCCCGCTGCAGATCATCATCACCCCCGAACAGGTCACCATCATCAACGCCTATAACGAGGCGCGCTACATCTACACCGACGGGCGGCCCATGCCCGACGAGCTGGACATGTGGCCCACCACCTACGGCACCTCCGTCGGCCATTGGGAAGGCGATACGCTGGTGGTGGAGACCCGCATGGTGACGACGCCCAGCGACTTTTTCCACGGCGCCCCGCCCTTTTCCGAAGAGGCGGTCTACCACGAGCGGATCACACTGGAGGGTGACCGGCTCGTCTCGCGCATGGTGATAGAGGACCCGGTCACCCTGTCCGAACCCTGGGAAGTCGAGGTCGCCTTCGTGCGCGACGAGGGCTTCGACCGCATGATCCAGTTCGACTGGGACAACGACCGCACCGGCTTCGACGGGAACTTCAACACCATCGAGATGCCTGGCGCTGACGGCACCGCCATGCTGCTGCCCGCCATCGACGGCGTGGTGGATGCCAGCGCGGCCTGGGAGATCGCCTGGTCCGGCCCGATGACGGCCGACGGCATGAGCGTGACGCCCGAAGGCCACCTGCTGTTCGCACAGGAACAGAGCAACGCCATCTGGCGCCTGACGCCCGATGGGCAGGCCTTTGTCGAATATCCCTACGTCCTTGGTGCGGGCGCGGTTTCGGTGGCCCACGACGGTTCGGTGCTCGCCATCGAGCGCGGCTGCACCGATCCCGGCCTCAACTCGCTCACCTGCGACCAGCCGAGCACCTTGGTGCAGCTGGGCGAAGAACGCCGCATCATTGCCGATGCCTTCGATGACGGCAGCTCGCTGGGCCGCCTGAACGACGTGCATGCCGACGGTCGCGGCGGCGCCTGGGTGACGCAGGGCGCCCTGCACCACATTGCGGCCGATGGCTCCGTCAGCACGGTCTACACGCCAGAAGCCTTCACCAACGGTGTGACCACCAGCCCCGATGGCTCGACGCTCTACGTCACCGACATGCGCACGATCGTCGCCTTCGACCTCGACGCGCAAGGCAACGCCTCCAACCAGCGGGTCTTCGCGACGCTGTCGCAGGATACGCAGGGCTTCGGCGGCGACGGGCTGGCGGTCGATGCCGAGGGACGGCTCTACGTCACCGGCGATGCGGGCATCTACGTCTTCGCGCCTGATGGAACGGAGCTGGGAGTCATCCCCATCCCGCGCCGCGCGATCACGCTGGCCTTCGCCGGGACGGATCGCAGCACGCTGTATGTCGGCGCGATGGGCGCCCGAACGCCCGAAGGCGAGGACTGGACCACGCCCGAAGGCGTGCGCAACGTCGCGATGACGGTCTACAAGCTGCCGGTGCTGACGGCGGGGCCGCGCTGA
- the cobS gene encoding cobaltochelatase subunit CobS, with protein sequence MNEMTSSTETGGTLLPAPDTEVDVRETFGIDVDMKVPAFSEADERVPDIDETYVFDPDTTLAILAGFAHNRRVMIQGYHGTGKSTHIEQVAARLKWPTIRINLDAHISRIDLVGRDAIVLRDGLQVTEFREGLLPWALQHPVALVFDEYDAGRPDVMFVIQRVLEQTGKLTLLDQNRVIRPDPHFRLFATANTVGLGDTSGMYHGTQAINQAQMDRWNIIVGLNYLPAEIEREIVGAKTSLDEKLVADMIRVADLTRQGFMNGDISTVMSPRTVITWAQNAEIFGNAGYAFRLSFLNRCDEAERMLVAEYYQRVFGEDLPESAVAKA encoded by the coding sequence ATGAATGAAATGACCAGCAGCACCGAAACCGGCGGCACCCTGTTGCCCGCACCCGATACCGAAGTGGACGTCCGCGAGACTTTCGGCATCGATGTCGACATGAAAGTCCCCGCCTTCAGCGAGGCGGACGAGCGTGTACCCGACATCGACGAGACCTACGTCTTCGATCCGGATACCACGCTGGCGATCCTGGCCGGCTTTGCGCACAACCGCCGCGTGATGATCCAGGGTTATCACGGTACCGGCAAGTCGACGCACATCGAACAGGTTGCCGCGCGCCTGAAATGGCCGACCATCCGCATCAACCTGGATGCCCACATCAGCCGGATCGACCTGGTCGGTCGCGACGCCATCGTGCTGCGCGATGGCCTGCAGGTGACCGAGTTCCGCGAAGGCCTGCTGCCCTGGGCGCTGCAGCACCCGGTGGCATTGGTGTTCGACGAATACGACGCCGGCCGCCCGGACGTGATGTTCGTGATCCAGCGCGTGCTGGAACAGACCGGCAAGCTGACCCTGCTGGACCAGAACCGCGTTATCCGGCCCGATCCGCACTTCCGCCTGTTCGCTACCGCCAACACCGTTGGCCTGGGCGACACCAGCGGCATGTATCACGGCACGCAGGCCATCAACCAGGCGCAGATGGACCGCTGGAACATCATCGTCGGCCTGAACTACCTGCCGGCCGAGATCGAGCGCGAGATCGTCGGCGCGAAGACCTCGCTGGACGAAAAGCTGGTGGCGGACATGATCCGCGTTGCCGACCTGACCCGACAGGGCTTCATGAACGGCGACATCTCCACGGTGATGAGCCCGCGCACGGTCATCACCTGGGCGCAGAACGCCGAGATCTTCGGCAATGCCGGCTACGCCTTCCGCCTGAGCTTCCTCAACCGCTGCGACGAGGCGGAGCGGATGCTGGTGGCGGAATACTACCAGCGCGTGTTCGGCGAAGACCTGCCGGAAAGTGCGGTCGCCAAGGCCTGA
- a CDS encoding glutathione S-transferase family protein, with translation MLTIYGFPTSPYVRKALLVAEEKGLDYELVPATPHKPTPEFLSASPFRMMPAMEEDGFALADSTAMALYLDAKYPEPKLLPDDPKARGLAMMFDEFADTMLADSARAVGFNRYIGPTLLGITGDLDAADAAEERAHPLLDWLEEQIGDGWLTGGDYSLGDIAVSCCLRTLAYGMDVATRPRTSAWLERVHARPAWQAVAAKEAEMFAAAEGSGEHQQG, from the coding sequence ATGCTGACGATCTATGGTTTTCCAACCAGCCCCTATGTCCGCAAGGCGCTGCTGGTGGCGGAGGAGAAGGGCCTCGACTACGAGCTGGTGCCCGCCACGCCGCACAAGCCGACGCCGGAATTCCTTTCGGCCAGCCCGTTCCGCATGATGCCGGCGATGGAAGAGGACGGCTTCGCCCTCGCCGATTCCACGGCGATGGCGCTGTACCTCGACGCCAAGTATCCCGAACCCAAGCTGTTGCCGGATGACCCGAAAGCGCGCGGACTGGCAATGATGTTCGACGAATTCGCCGATACCATGCTGGCCGACAGCGCTCGCGCGGTGGGCTTTAACCGGTACATCGGCCCCACCCTGCTCGGCATCACAGGCGATCTCGACGCAGCTGACGCGGCGGAAGAGCGAGCCCACCCGCTGCTCGACTGGCTGGAGGAGCAGATTGGGGACGGCTGGTTGACCGGCGGTGACTATTCCCTTGGAGACATTGCTGTTTCCTGCTGTCTGCGCACGCTGGCCTATGGTATGGACGTGGCGACCCGTCCGCGTACTTCCGCCTGGCTGGAACGGGTCCACGCGCGCCCCGCCTGGCAGGCAGTCGCGGCGAAGGAGGCGGAAATGTTCGCGGCCGCGGAAGGGAGCGGCGAACACCAGCAAGGCTGA
- a CDS encoding DUF1428 domain-containing protein — protein MYVQGFLLAVPEDKKDAYRDLAAKAGEIFANYGVIEIVEGWEEDVADGKDTDFRQATKAEPGEKIVFSWMIWPDKATADAAHEKMQDDDFWSQDMEMPFDGMRMIWGGFSPIYTLGRN, from the coding sequence ATGTATGTGCAAGGGTTCCTGCTCGCCGTGCCGGAAGACAAGAAGGACGCCTATCGCGACCTCGCCGCCAAGGCCGGCGAAATATTCGCCAATTACGGCGTCATCGAGATCGTCGAGGGATGGGAAGAGGACGTGGCCGACGGCAAGGACACCGATTTCCGCCAGGCGACCAAGGCCGAGCCGGGCGAAAAGATCGTGTTTTCCTGGATGATCTGGCCCGACAAGGCGACTGCCGATGCTGCCCACGAGAAGATGCAGGACGACGATTTCTGGTCGCAGGACATGGAAATGCCCTTCGACGGGATGCGCATGATCTGGGGCGGCTTCAGCCCGATCTATACCCTCGGGAGAAACTAG
- a CDS encoding glutathione S-transferase family protein produces the protein MSDYTFFFNPMSRAMIANWAFHEVGVTPDYVQVEWDAKPAELLAANPMGKIPTIIHHTPAGDRVVSEAAAVCHYLAEMEGKALLPTPGEKADYYRWLFFAAGPLEAAITNKTMGWEPDGPKQEGTVGFGSFERAVGALDTWLADRHYVCGDRFTMADVYVGSSVNWGLQFGTLPDRDSFKAYSARVSDRDAFRASIGG, from the coding sequence GTGTCGGACTACACGTTTTTCTTCAATCCCATGAGCCGGGCGATGATCGCCAACTGGGCCTTCCACGAAGTTGGCGTCACGCCGGACTACGTGCAGGTGGAATGGGACGCCAAGCCGGCAGAACTGCTGGCGGCCAACCCCATGGGCAAGATCCCCACCATCATCCACCACACGCCCGCAGGGGACCGCGTGGTGAGCGAGGCCGCCGCCGTGTGCCATTACCTGGCGGAAATGGAGGGCAAGGCGCTGCTCCCCACGCCCGGAGAGAAGGCCGACTACTACCGCTGGCTGTTCTTCGCCGCCGGACCGCTGGAAGCCGCCATCACCAACAAGACGATGGGGTGGGAACCGGACGGCCCCAAGCAGGAAGGTACTGTCGGCTTCGGCAGTTTCGAGCGCGCCGTGGGTGCTCTCGATACCTGGCTGGCGGATCGCCATTACGTCTGCGGTGACCGGTTCACCATGGCCGATGTCTATGTCGGATCGAGCGTGAACTGGGGCCTGCAATTCGGCACCCTGCCCGATCGTGACAGCTTCAAGGCCTATTCCGCCCGCGTTTCCGATCGCGACGCCTTCAGGGCCAGCATCGGCGGCTAG
- a CDS encoding J domain-containing protein, whose protein sequence is MRNERFHGRYESEGRVCEHPTCQEAGEFRAPGSHGNSFDGPGEWRWFCLEHVREFNAGYDWFEGMSADEIYAAQAPGAGWQTESPAFKPTAGVDGMPRWADFADPLDAIGARAGDIKRAAAGRSHEQHSRFTPREREALNVMGLGPKADRPELRRRYSELVRRYHPDRNGGDRSKEALLQRVVEAYQLLRRAEAFA, encoded by the coding sequence ATGCGAAACGAGCGATTCCACGGCCGCTACGAGAGCGAGGGGAGGGTGTGCGAACACCCCACCTGCCAGGAGGCAGGCGAATTCCGTGCGCCGGGCAGCCACGGCAACAGTTTCGACGGTCCCGGCGAGTGGCGCTGGTTCTGCCTCGAGCACGTGCGCGAGTTCAACGCCGGCTACGACTGGTTCGAAGGCATGAGCGCGGACGAGATCTATGCCGCGCAGGCCCCCGGGGCCGGCTGGCAGACCGAAAGCCCGGCCTTCAAGCCGACCGCCGGGGTCGACGGCATGCCGCGCTGGGCGGATTTCGCCGATCCGCTGGACGCTATCGGCGCCCGCGCGGGCGACATCAAACGTGCCGCCGCTGGTCGCAGCCACGAACAGCACAGCCGCTTCACCCCGCGCGAGCGGGAGGCGCTGAACGTGATGGGGCTGGGGCCGAAGGCGGACCGTCCCGAATTGCGTCGCCGCTATTCGGAACTGGTGCGCCGCTACCACCCTGACCGCAACGGCGGGGATCGCAGCAAGGAAGCGCTGCTGCAGCGCGTGGTGGAAGCCTACCAGCTGCTGCGCCGGGCAGAGGCCTTCGCCTAG
- a CDS encoding BolA family protein — MSGPVQQEIETLLRDALAPTRLEVINDSARHYGHAGDDGSGESHFTVIVESEEFAGKNRLARQRLVLAALGDIPGERVHAFAMKCLAPGETA; from the coding sequence ATGAGTGGACCCGTACAGCAGGAAATCGAAACCCTCCTCCGCGACGCACTGGCGCCGACGCGGCTGGAAGTCATCAACGACAGCGCCCGGCATTATGGCCACGCCGGCGACGACGGCAGCGGTGAATCGCACTTCACCGTGATCGTCGAAAGCGAGGAGTTCGCCGGCAAGAACCGCCTTGCCCGCCAGCGGCTTGTGCTGGCCGCGCTGGGCGACATCCCGGGCGAGCGCGTGCACGCCTTCGCGATGAAGTGCCTCGCTCCCGGAGAGACCGCGTGA
- a CDS encoding glutathione S-transferase — MSVELWYWPDIPGRGEFVRLFCEAGEIDYADMAREQSADALVEHMHGLQGMRPFAPPYIVDGEVVVGQTALILQYLSDKEGLGSGEMETDLQLLQLQMDIADFVEEVHSVHHPIASELYYADQMEAAFDRAQNFRANRIPKYLIHFDNAIAANGGPFSLGQQFSHVDTSLFQVMEGLDYMFPNYMKQMQGSWPHLEGLQGAVPEIEGLADYLASERRLEFNEDGIFRHYEELDEA, encoded by the coding sequence GTGAGCGTTGAGCTGTGGTACTGGCCGGACATTCCCGGCCGTGGTGAGTTCGTCCGCCTGTTCTGCGAAGCGGGCGAGATCGACTACGCCGACATGGCCCGCGAACAGAGCGCCGATGCGCTGGTGGAGCACATGCACGGCCTGCAGGGCATGCGCCCCTTCGCCCCGCCCTACATCGTCGATGGCGAGGTGGTGGTCGGCCAGACCGCGCTGATCCTGCAATACCTCTCCGACAAGGAAGGCCTTGGCTCGGGCGAGATGGAGACGGACCTGCAATTGCTGCAATTGCAGATGGACATCGCCGATTTCGTGGAGGAGGTGCACTCCGTCCACCACCCCATCGCCAGCGAGCTGTACTATGCCGACCAGATGGAAGCCGCCTTCGACCGCGCGCAGAACTTCCGCGCCAACCGCATTCCGAAGTACCTGATCCATTTCGACAACGCGATTGCCGCCAATGGCGGGCCGTTCAGCCTTGGCCAGCAGTTCAGCCATGTCGACACCAGCCTGTTCCAGGTGATGGAGGGGCTGGACTACATGTTCCCCAACTACATGAAGCAGATGCAGGGCAGCTGGCCGCACCTTGAGGGCCTGCAAGGCGCCGTCCCGGAGATCGAGGGCCTCGCCGATTACCTTGCCAGCGAGCGGCGGCTGGAATTCAACGAGGACGGCATTTTCCGCCATTACGAGGAACTCGACGAAGCCTGA
- a CDS encoding pirin family protein: protein MSIIKTVTPVSHELGDFTVRRAVPSKECRMVGPFVFVDQFGPAQLDLGKGMDVRPHPHINLATVTWLFDGAIDHRDSLGTYSTIRPGTVNLMTAGSGIVHSERSPQEERAKGPSLYGMQTWLALPDGKEEIDPAFEAVSDLPWIDGDGARACVIMGELWGERAQTTCYADTIYAEIVLTEGGSIPIDAEADERAVMLVGGEAAIDGQPLELYALTILKPGAAMTLTSRSGGRVMLLGGEAFSTKRHVWWNFVSSDRERINQAKQDWREGRFAKVPGDEAEFIPLPDGKPLTVSYP from the coding sequence ATGAGCATCATCAAGACCGTCACCCCCGTCAGCCACGAACTGGGCGATTTCACCGTCCGCCGCGCGGTGCCGAGCAAGGAATGCCGCATGGTCGGCCCCTTCGTCTTCGTCGACCAGTTCGGCCCCGCCCAACTGGACCTTGGCAAGGGCATGGACGTGCGCCCGCACCCGCACATCAACCTCGCCACCGTGACGTGGCTGTTCGACGGCGCCATCGACCACCGCGACAGCCTGGGCACCTATTCCACCATCCGTCCCGGCACGGTGAACCTGATGACCGCCGGCAGCGGCATCGTCCATTCGGAGCGCAGCCCGCAGGAAGAACGCGCCAAGGGCCCTTCGCTTTACGGCATGCAGACCTGGCTGGCGCTGCCCGACGGCAAGGAAGAGATCGACCCCGCCTTCGAGGCCGTCAGCGACCTTCCGTGGATCGACGGTGACGGCGCGCGCGCCTGCGTCATCATGGGCGAACTGTGGGGCGAGCGGGCGCAAACCACCTGCTATGCGGACACCATCTATGCCGAGATCGTGCTGACCGAGGGCGGTTCCATCCCCATCGATGCCGAGGCCGACGAGCGCGCGGTGATGCTGGTGGGCGGGGAAGCCGCCATCGACGGCCAGCCGCTGGAGCTTTACGCGCTGACGATCCTGAAGCCCGGCGCCGCCATGACGCTGACCAGCCGCAGCGGCGGCCGCGTCATGCTGCTGGGCGGAGAGGCGTTCTCCACCAAACGTCACGTCTGGTGGAACTTCGTCAGCTCCGATCGCGAAAGGATCAACCAGGCCAAGCAGGACTGGCGCGAGGGCCGTTTCGCCAAGGTGCCGGGCGACGAAGCGGAATTTATCCCCCTGCCCGACGGTAAGCCGCTGACTGTAAGCTATCCCTAG
- a CDS encoding FKBP-type peptidyl-prolyl cis-trans isomerase — protein sequence MKKTVLTLAALSLAIPAAAQDESAAPEVGSLAWHNLQQSSLHSLRPEQGWSTLEGGIKFRRTAGEGTGPAPSLRDVVQVNYTGTFFDGSVFDSNEGSAPIEFPLSRLVRGWQIAIPYMGVGDTAEIAIPAELAYGLQGRGPIPGGATLFFTIELVGIPSQGV from the coding sequence ATGAAAAAGACCGTCCTGACCCTCGCCGCCCTTTCCCTTGCCATTCCCGCCGCCGCGCAGGATGAATCCGCCGCGCCGGAAGTGGGTTCGCTGGCATGGCACAACCTCCAGCAATCGTCGCTGCACAGCCTGCGCCCCGAACAGGGCTGGTCGACGCTGGAAGGGGGCATCAAGTTCCGCCGCACCGCCGGCGAAGGCACCGGCCCCGCTCCAAGCCTGCGTGACGTGGTGCAGGTGAACTACACCGGCACTTTCTTCGACGGCTCGGTGTTCGACAGCAACGAAGGCTCGGCCCCCATCGAATTCCCGCTCTCCCGCCTCGTGCGCGGCTGGCAGATTGCCATCCCCTACATGGGCGTGGGCGACACCGCTGAAATCGCCATCCCGGCAGAGCTGGCCTATGGCCTGCAGGGCCGTGGCCCGATCCCCGGCGGCGCGACGCTGTTCTTCACCATCGAGCTGGTCGGCATCCCCAGCCAGGGCGTGTGA
- a CDS encoding alpha/beta fold hydrolase encodes MSELTRVALPTGVGLDVWDTGPRDAPALIFLHGFPENHRTWRHQVEHLSDRFRCIAPDQRGYGNSSRPDGVGNYAPQLLVQDIFGLAQALELPNYTILGHDWGGAIAWLVAAFGQAGGQVTRAVIANAPHPAVFQRLLLTDPAQRAASQYMRAFRDPANDPLIREHGLAGLLRTALKWDDRPEYDPAELQLLLSQWSDPDTAFAMLNWYRASTVEVPSMDDPVGLPEGFAPPPFPKLEIPTLVVWGMKDQALLPANLEGLEEQVSDLTIERVPESGHFVTWEAPEAVNRALDAFLGRTA; translated from the coding sequence ATGAGCGAGCTGACCCGCGTTGCCCTGCCCACCGGCGTCGGACTGGACGTCTGGGACACCGGCCCGCGCGATGCGCCCGCGCTGATCTTCCTGCACGGCTTCCCGGAAAACCATCGCACCTGGCGGCACCAGGTCGAGCACCTATCCGATCGCTTCCGCTGCATCGCGCCGGACCAGCGGGGCTATGGCAATTCCTCCAGGCCCGATGGTGTCGGCAACTACGCCCCGCAGCTGCTGGTGCAGGACATCTTCGGCCTCGCGCAGGCGCTGGAACTGCCCAATTACACGATCCTCGGCCACGACTGGGGCGGAGCCATCGCCTGGCTCGTCGCTGCATTCGGGCAGGCTGGCGGGCAGGTCACCCGCGCCGTCATCGCCAATGCGCCGCACCCCGCGGTGTTCCAGCGCCTGCTGCTGACCGATCCGGCGCAGCGTGCGGCCAGCCAGTACATGCGCGCCTTCCGCGATCCCGCCAACGATCCGCTGATCCGCGAGCACGGCCTTGCCGGCCTGCTGCGCACCGCGCTCAAGTGGGACGACCGTCCGGAATACGATCCGGCGGAGCTGCAATTGCTGCTGTCGCAGTGGAGCGATCCCGACACCGCTTTCGCCATGCTCAACTGGTATCGCGCCAGCACGGTGGAAGTGCCGTCGATGGACGACCCGGTCGGCCTGCCGGAGGGCTTTGCGCCTCCGCCCTTCCCCAAGCTGGAAATCCCGACACTGGTAGTCTGGGGGATGAAGGACCAGGCGCTGCTGCCCGCCAACCTCGAAGGGCTGGAGGAGCAGGTGAGCGACCTGACGATCGAGCGCGTGCCGGAATCCGGTCATTTCGTGACGTGGGAAGCGCCCGAGGCGGTGAACCGTGCGCTCGACGCCTTCCTAGGCAGGACGGCCTAG
- a CDS encoding DUF2332 domain-containing protein has protein sequence MEIASVPEAIEWQAQHMERAGSPNNARVLKALLAVLETDTATGRRMANWQGLTLEDAMPLRIAGGFHYLLLTGEEERLADIYAGRMTDQAAIDAMVVDIVERHDHTLLPWLDGPPQTNEAGRSASVMAGLLWLSGKLGPKFELVEIGASAGVNTMMARYFYDLGGTTAGPSLSSIRIKPEWRGAPPPQNPVETVGIRGCDVAPIDLTDAAQALRLKAYIWPEATARIARMDAAIAMAEKMPPDLVRMDAGDFVEERLAEQQEPGVTRVLFHTVMWQYLPPATRERITAMMEAAGAKASAEKPLAWIRVETNRATFRHELTVRYWPGGEEWVQLAEAHPHGAWVEWQGAD, from the coding sequence ATGGAAATCGCCAGTGTGCCCGAAGCCATCGAATGGCAGGCGCAGCACATGGAGCGGGCCGGTTCGCCGAACAATGCCCGCGTGCTGAAAGCACTGCTGGCGGTGCTGGAGACGGACACCGCCACCGGGCGGCGCATGGCCAACTGGCAGGGACTGACGCTGGAAGACGCCATGCCGCTGCGCATCGCGGGCGGGTTTCACTACCTGCTGCTGACCGGCGAGGAGGAGCGGCTGGCGGATATCTACGCCGGCCGGATGACCGACCAGGCGGCGATCGACGCCATGGTGGTCGATATCGTCGAGCGGCACGACCACACGCTGCTGCCGTGGCTCGACGGCCCGCCGCAGACCAACGAGGCCGGACGCAGCGCCAGCGTAATGGCGGGTCTGCTGTGGTTGTCCGGCAAGCTGGGGCCGAAGTTCGAGCTGGTCGAGATCGGCGCGAGCGCGGGCGTCAACACGATGATGGCGCGCTATTTCTACGACCTTGGCGGCACGACAGCGGGGCCGAGCCTGTCCTCCATCCGGATCAAGCCCGAGTGGCGCGGCGCCCCGCCGCCGCAGAACCCTGTCGAGACCGTCGGGATCAGAGGCTGCGACGTGGCGCCCATCGACCTGACCGACGCGGCGCAGGCGCTACGCCTGAAAGCCTACATCTGGCCCGAAGCCACCGCCCGGATCGCCCGCATGGATGCCGCCATCGCCATGGCCGAGAAGATGCCGCCCGACCTGGTGCGGATGGACGCGGGCGACTTCGTGGAGGAGCGGCTGGCGGAGCAGCAGGAGCCAGGCGTGACGCGCGTGCTGTTCCACACGGTGATGTGGCAATACCTGCCGCCTGCCACGCGCGAACGGATCACGGCAATGATGGAGGCGGCTGGCGCGAAGGCTTCGGCCGAGAAGCCGCTGGCGTGGATCCGCGTGGAGACCAATCGCGCCACTTTCCGGCACGAACTCACCGTCCGCTATTGGCCGGGCGGCGAGGAATGGGTGCAGCTGGCCGAGGCGCACCCGCATGGTGCCTGGGTGGAATGGCAGGGAGCTGACTAG
- the hisG gene encoding ATP phosphoribosyltransferase has translation MTSTTAESRFGPLIFAVPKGRILDEALPVMADAGLVPESAFHDKLDRSLSFATEDGQARILRVRAFDVATFVAFGAAQAGIVGSDVIEEFDYSELYAPVDLGIGACRLSVAEPQQPVEYKYGNASHLRVATKYPNITSRHFEAQGIQAECIKLNGAMELAPSTGLAGRIVDLVSTGGTLKSNGLVEKDVIMQVSARLIVNRAAWKTDPRVAELVERFRSGAERQAA, from the coding sequence ATGACTTCGACTACTGCCGAGAGCCGTTTCGGGCCGCTGATCTTCGCTGTCCCCAAGGGTCGCATCCTCGACGAGGCGCTGCCCGTGATGGCGGACGCCGGCCTCGTGCCGGAAAGCGCCTTTCACGACAAGCTCGATCGCTCGCTGAGTTTCGCGACCGAGGACGGCCAGGCACGCATCCTGCGCGTGCGCGCGTTCGACGTGGCCACCTTCGTTGCCTTCGGTGCAGCGCAGGCGGGCATCGTCGGTTCCGACGTGATCGAGGAATTCGATTATTCGGAGCTCTATGCACCGGTGGACCTGGGCATCGGTGCCTGCCGCCTGTCGGTGGCGGAGCCGCAGCAGCCGGTCGAATACAAGTACGGCAACGCCAGCCACCTGCGCGTCGCCACCAAGTATCCCAACATCACCAGCCGCCATTTCGAGGCGCAGGGCATCCAGGCCGAATGCATCAAGCTGAACGGCGCGATGGAACTGGCCCCCTCGACCGGCCTTGCCGGGCGGATCGTCGACCTCGTCTCCACCGGCGGCACGCTGAAGTCGAACGGCCTCGTCGAGAAGGACGTCATCATGCAGGTCAGCGCCCGCCTGATCGTCAACCGCGCCGCGTGGAAGACCGATCCGCGCGTGGCCGAACTGGTCGAACGTTTCCGCAGCGGAGCAGAGAGGCAGGCCGCCTGA